From the Danaus plexippus chromosome 9 unlocalized genomic scaffold, MEX_DaPlex mxdp_24, whole genome shotgun sequence genome, the window GAAATGTCCAGTTACAACCATAACCATGCAAAACCGTTACTTGTTTAACAAGAGGCAATATTTTCGCATAACTCAAGCGCTTTCTGGATGATTAAAATGTGAAACGAAACGGCACTTAAgacttattgttaatatacGTCAGCACATGATCTTTACGTTTGAttgtaattcaataaattgtatataataaacaaattaacatttaattatagtaatattataatctgtgGAGTCATTTGTATCCATCTATTAGAGCGAGATATCGAGATGTAAcggttttattatgtaaaaacgATCGAAGGTCACGTCAAACCGGTAGTAGCTACGGTTACTTTTAacttgtgatttttttttcttcttataaCTGTCGTGACGTTGAACTgggttacaaaaaaataataaacaagtgCTTACTTTCATCTCAAACTGGATCTCTACATAACGATCGCAAACATGAGGATAGAGATagcttcattatattaatttcgatTTTCTTTAGCGTTCGTTAAGAtacttttgtttaaattttgtatttgttcgtcttataaatcatttttatatttgtttcatagtgattttataacttgaagaatatcaaataaagCATTACTTATGCCTAGTTGGCATTCAATGTGAATTCCATCACAATGTAACATACTCAATTCGTCGCGTTTATACATTCGATCCGATACAGAATGTCTTGTTTATTTCGAAAATTGCGTTTTTATTAGGGTTAACAAACTCATAAACTTTGACTCCGCCGATACCTCACAGGTACGTGGATTGCACGAAGCATTTAACTCACGCACGTCGAGAGAAAACATCCATTAGTTGCGAATCGTTTGACAATCGATGCCTACGTTATTATCCAGAGCAAATCGATCATAATCTTGGTGAAACTATGATATATAACTTAGGAATTTTCGTCATATAAACCTTTCCAATATAAGACTGGCGTTTAAACTGCAAGGTCGTTGCAATGACGGTATCGAATTTTGGCAATTTttgtactttaataattaaaaacctgTTTGCTGGCGGTCATATCGAGTATGTATTTCGTAATTATCTTGTAGCTGTTCTAATAAATGCCATGATGAGATCATAATgacactttattattataaatgacctAAGATGACGGCGACATAGAATAATTTACTTACGTACATTACaaaaaagtgtaaaatataatatgaaatacattaattgaattaaagcatctaagttaattttattataactttctgGTGCAATCCAATTAGTTTAAGGCAAGCGAACAATGAGATATGACTTCAGAGcagtataaagtaaaaatactaattaatatatggaaaaaaattaaagagattTTAAATAGCTGTgccataatataatgataatacaAATGATGtcattgttgttatattttgtaacaaaaatctaaataatgtAACAAGAATACATTTACACAAAGTGCTAACTGTAAGTATTTGAAACACTCTGCCATATAAAATCCTAatcattatatcataaattttaatatcactaaTTATCTACGgctataattgtaaaatttgcTTTATTAAGCTCAATTCTAATGATTTCAATAATCTTTGATTGACTTTAATGAGATCAACATCTGCAATGGATAAAGTCAAATCTATCAATACTGAATTGTAATGATTATAAGCCGATAACATATGCTACTCAGTAAAAACATCTGGAATAATAATGCAATCTAAGGAGATGAGACAAATGTTAGAACCCTGTCAATTGCAGTTTGTGTTAATAGAAGTGGAGATATTAATAAGAATGACTTACCACTTCTTGGTGAAATCGGTATAGCCGGCTTGGGGGCTGCATTAGAACATAATCTTCCAATCTTAGAAGGAGGTTTGAGTCCTGATGGTTTACTGAAAGTTGTAGGTCTGACTGAATCCGATCTTGGTATGGTTGAAGCTGTGGTGCTGACTGTGGAAGCACCATCTGACGATGTCGACGATGGCGGCGGAGGGTGGGATGGATCCACAAAAACTTCTGATTTGTTGTTCATCTTGATTCActtttcacttttttatatatcaaacgaTACTTTCGGTATCCATATTATGATATCACCCGTTCAGCTTTGTATTCggctacaaaattattataaacatgacGCGACCCAAACAATCCCgacattaaactaaaaatacccCAACTTCCCGCGCAATAAGAGGACACGCAATCTGGATCACGGCCATTTCGTAagcataaatgtaaataaatcgcGTTTAGGGTTTTCGCAACTACATTAGAAAGTAcgtaagtatattataataaaaaatgtacatagtttctttttgttttaaatgaaattctttACGCTACCAACatttaaacttttcaaatttttacaagtattaagaaaaaatataaaagcataCCTTGAGTCAGGAAATAGAGCATAATAAGTGATATCCGTGACTTAAGAAAAACATGCGAAATTTTACCGCTCGTCGGACCAGCTGAGCTTGACAACGATAGCACTATCACACAACCGACACAAACTTGTAAATCATAAtcatttaactaaataaataaataccacATGATCGCTAGGCGTAaaactatacaataaaaataatgtaatagttaaagaaaatataatagaaagatGACACCAACCacacaacaaaaattacagCACCACTACTTTAACATACATTGCGGAACACTTCTCTTAATAATACTTGAATGTTAAGACTGAATTTGCATTACATTGCTTCACATCAGTCATTGCCCACGTCTTGTTTATTCGGTACAATCGGATACACTATAAGgcaaaatatatcaaagtatcggagtaaaacattttctaaaaaaatatatatttatagaacccttctttttagtttttattctaaattgcACATGAgggaaagtaaaattattatggaaattattatatgaaagaggtaatatttacacattatattattttattgttatgtgaagagaaaatcattttatttaggaaataaaattcaaccaTATAAGCAATAGGAACAAAGATGTTTGataagttgaataaaaatttttcatcagGCAGCATTACATTTTATCTATATCCACTTTAGTTATTGTTTTTGGTGGAAATACATCTTATTgacgtaaaaattattaacatataggGAGTATTTTCAGTCAAGAGCAATTTtttgaatagatttaaatataaacatatgtattattatattttaattttatcattacaattgaataaggaaaattttattacattattctaCTGAATAGGGagcgttatttatttaagtaacattatagcgaaaaaaatgtaatagtaataataacttcacattcttgtaatttttttctactcTGAAGTTTAATCAGATGTGTCCTAAACTTATGACATATGTCATACTGCATACATATCTTCTTTCAATGttggaaaatttaaatctttaataataaaaatgctatCTTTTATTGGTCATAGGCaagaatgtttattattttagtttaatatattctttaaagcGTTACAATGAAACTCGTTTTTAAAAACGTCGAAAAAGATGGCAGTGGGTGagtacacaaaataattttgttatcgtCGTATCGGTAGCATatgctattattaaatttactttcagGAGTATTGCACTCATTCCCGAGGAGTCGGAAGACATGTGGCATGCTTATAATCTCATTGCTGAAGGAGATTCGGTGACGGCGTCGACTGTACGAAAAGTACAAACTGAATCGTCAACTGGGTCTTCCACTAGCAATCGAGTTCGAACGACCCTTACTATCAGAGtagaaaatatagattttgatACTCAGGCCTGCATGTTGAGATTAAAAGGCCGTAACATTGTTGAAAATCAGTATGTAAAGGTAAGGTTTTCACATGTGgtaattttacaataagttTGTTACagttaatacaaaacaaattataatcattatagaTGGGGGCATATCACACTCTGGATTTGGAGTTAAATAGAAAGTTCACATTATGTAAAATACTATGGGACTCTGTAGCTTTAGAGCGGGTTGAAATGGCCTGTGATCCAGCAGCCAGCGCAGATGTAGCAGCTGTTGTGATGCAGGAAGGTTTAGCACATGTTTGCTTGATCACACCTTCTATGACACTTGTGAGATCTAAGATAGATGTTACTATACCAAGAAAACGTAAAGGTTTCGTCCAACAACATGAAAAGGTATGAAAAAGTTCTTTGCTTTTGAATTTAAGAACACAATGTAAAGTatgtaactatatataataaattaatcgattttttttacagggtttaaacaaattttatgatgCAGTCATGCAAGGAATCTTGAGACACATAGATTTTAGTATAGTTAAATGTGTTATCTTAGCATCTCCCGGTTTTGTTAAGGATCAGTGTTTTGATTACATAATGCAGCAGGCTATTAAGACAGATAACAAACTCCTCATtgataataaatcaaaatttctaCTGGTGAAGGCATCATCTGGATTCAAGCATTCTTTAAAaggttacaatttttatatgaaaattaaagaatgtttacatttagtgttattttgtttctgtgAATATGAATGTATGAAAAGGGATTTTCTGTGAGatgtaatagaaaattaaatattctgtttgataatagaaaattcatattaccaatataaaattcatgttggcatataattaataattcaattcttTCTCATTGCTAAaatatactgtttttttttactatggactaattttattatcaaggaatgttttttttctacatatatattttatattggaaataactaaaaattttattacagaggTATTGCAGGAACCGTCAGTAATGAACAAAATATCAGATACAAAGGCCGCAAGTGAAGTGAAACTTTTAGAGGGTTTCTACACCATGCTGCAATTGGAGCCAGCTAAGGCTTACTACGGAAAGAAACATGTGGAGAGGGCTAACGAAGCTATGGCCATAGAAACTCTCATGATATCCGATAAATTATTcaggtaaaaattatatatttaggaccaaataaataaaaaaaatattaaggaagAGTTGCTATATAATACTTCTTATTCTTAAAGTATGTGATATAATCAGAAAGAAACGTTTGACTTTGTTTAAATTGCTTCTTTAAtgatgaatttgtaataaatagctGGAGGTATacaacaaaactatttaattattaataaacaaggaaataaaaaaaaaataaaaatatttttcacattcaACAAGTGTTTGGACaatatatgttacaaaattCACATGGAAtatgttgaataataaattcatctgTACAAGCAGGACTTAATTCTTCAATCTTCAATCACCGGAATATTGCATTCTTGTTGCAATATTCTGGAGGTCATAGATTCCTATCCTATTCATGCAAATGAGTTTTCCATCTATATTtcccattttaattttaatttttatttctaaaatctaGATGTCAGGACATACAACAAAGAAAAGAATATGTAGCAATCGTCGATTCTGCCAGAGATAATGGCAGTGACGTAAGGATATTTTCAAGCATGCATGTTTCAGGGGAACGTGAGTAGAAATTTCAATGACACTATGAATGTgtgatgtataatataaataaatataatacttaatgtatattataaatatagttataatgtgacatttgcaaaaataattacaatttgaagttaaattatgatttataaacattcaatGGGAAGTGGCAACACTTTAACTATAAGTTGATTTAACACTATGTTGACAAAAAACATGATCAGTTTCTAAATCTAAAGAAAAACAGAAAGCtagctaataatatattctttatataataatcgaatttgaaataactgtttcatacattttcgtaaattcaatttttttttttacagaattaGACCAACTTACTGGGATAGCAGCAATCCTACGTTTTCCAATGCCAGAACTAGAAGATAGCGATGCTGAAGATGAAAGTGACTCCGACTCTGACTAGATAAAATAGTGTATGGGTGAAAGGAAATTTTGCTAATATCTGGATACTTTAAACAAATAGCCACTCTGATGTATGATTGTTATTCTATGTGttgacttatttttaaattagaattaatacaaatgttaCTGAGGTACGAATGATGAATCATCTATTTCAACTCTGGGATGGAGCccattgtaatttatataatttatttatagaattaaataataaaccaaTATCGAAATATAGTTcattttaagtgaaataaaacagCATTTAAAACGgtgtctatttattttaatgaatcagTTTGAAGCTTCCAATGCTTGCATTTTTTGTTTGCGTTTCACAGCTTTCTTCTCCTCTGAAGCCTTTTCATCATGGAGACGCCTTTTCTTCCGTAGAAGCCAGATTTCCTTCTTTCTTTTCTCCTGTCCAGCTTTCATGCTCTTATACAAGTTTCTGTGCTTCTTTGGAACAAGTTTCTCTCGTAATCTGAATGCTTGTTTGTCTTCAATCTCTTTCTTGTATGGGTGTTCTTTGAAGGGTACACCAGTTGTAACTGCCATGGCCTTTTTCTGTaaccacagataaaaaaaaaaaaacataaaataatgattatatacaATGTTGATTTGATGCCAAAAATGATCTTTATATTTGTGTGATAAAGTTCTATACAAAAcacaacattaataatattttatctattaaaataaacgcaAGATAATTCAGTAAGCCAAAATAGCTTTGATGAATATATCCGACCTTTTCTTTGGCAGCCTTCTTCTTGCCAGGGTCCTGGTCATCGTCATCATCTTCCGATGGTGAATCTTGTTCCATCTCTTGCTTGTATTGACGAGCTAGAGCCTCCTCACCATCCTCTGGTTCACTTTGTTCCTCTTTCTCTTCATCACTCGCTTCTTCAATTTCTTCGTCTGATGGTTCATCatctataatttaagaaatttgtagtttgaaataagtttaaatattagattattagGGTGGAAATcattaagttttgttttcattttagttacaataattccaatttaatggaaatactgaaatgaaaactttttgactaaggttttcattaaaattttacaatgcaTTTTTTGCtgcacttatttattttattaattacatgttCTGGACTCACCAAGAGGTTTAAAGTTGGAATCATTAAGAGCTCGTTGCTCAGGTGGCATATATACTTGATCCTTTGACTTATCAATGAATGGTGATAGATGTGGCGGCAATACTGCACCCATCAGGTACTTGTTAATGGGTAACAGTGTCCTTGCATTTACACTGTCAAATACCCATTGTGGCTGTACATAATAACGAGATAGATATTGCTTATCCATAGATGGTCTATCAACTATTTGATATGCAATGGTCTCATCAGATTCATCAAAAGTAGCTCCAACAAAATGGTCTCTGTCCCAAGAGACTTCACCACCAAAGCAACGTATTATGAACACCAGAGGTTCCCTTGGTACTTCCCGATTTATGAAGAACTTCAGTCCTTTAAACATGGTCTTGAGTACTTTAATCTTCTCAGCTTCTTTCTTAGCTTCCTCCATTTTCTCTGGATCATTGTCTTCTGTGTTAAAGACATCAATATCTGGTAATTCCTCTGCTTCATTGGAACCAGCGATACGAGCTATTGACATGTTCATAGCAGCAACTCTTTCTGCTACATAAGCCTTTTCGTCTACTAAATCTTTTTCTGCATCTGAATTCAGCCCAGCGGTTAATTTTGGTGGATATACTAGGTTCAAGGAGTGGAATAGtttgaaattaacaaatcCCAACaccattatataaaattccacAAATGTAGAcatgattttaaaatctacCTCATCTTTATTTTGTGGCTACAacggaaagaaaaacatattttagattaaaaatattaataaaacataacttagtgtttttatgattaaaaaaatgacttACTTTAAATGAGAAATGATGAGGAACAATCCAGGTAATAGTTTGTCCTTCAATTTCTGCTTGGTAATAATATCCTTTGacagaaacaaaaactttacgGAGAGCCTTTGCTGCTATGATGGCATGCATAAACTCAACAGTTAACCTTCTGCACAGGAGAGATTGGTCTCTGGGGACCCTTTTTAAAGAGGGGAAAGTGCTGAACAAAAAGCAGAGTGTCAAACAGTCATCCAAATCCCTTAATGCATCTACAAATGTAGGATATCTCTCCTTAACAATGTGATCTATATTGATTTCTGGGTAAtcactgaaatattttctcatttttCCATATTCTCGCATAGCACGAGCTTTTCTAATTTTTTGTTGGAAAACCTGATAATtggaaaataattgttttaaaacattctattgataactttcaaatgacGATATGAATTATGTATTCAAGAATACTCACTTTCAGTTCCCTTAGTTTCCATATAATTGGTTCATGTAGTAAGAATTTGATATCCTTTGTATGATATAACGTTTTGATGCCTCCAGCACCTTTCTGGGCCCTTTTCCGGTTTCGGGGTTCTCGGGGGTAAATACCTTTCAGGATGCATATTCGTCTAAAATCTTTTAAGGACAATTGAAGCTTTTTTAAAGCTGCCTTTCTGGTCATAAACTGAGCTCCTTCTCCGGTCgaatactgaaataaatattatttatggttattttcataacatcACCACgtgtttttataactatttcattatatattaaagcacACCTTCTTCTTTCTTTTAGACACCAttgttttgatttgatttaacttcgcgttttaatatattttttaaaattttaataatagtactTTAAATAGAAGTTATTCACATGTTTTCTCCACTTGTTTAAGATACATAAAGATCGATTTTTGACATTGACAGTATTGTCCatggtataatttaaaaccataGTTTCTACTCcaacattttgt encodes:
- the LOC116767282 gene encoding protein pelota, with protein sequence MKLVFKNVEKDGSGSIALIPEESEDMWHAYNLIAEGDSVTASTVRKVQTESSTGSSTSNRVRTTLTIRVENIDFDTQACMLRLKGRNIVENQYVKMGAYHTLDLELNRKFTLCKILWDSVALERVEMACDPAASADVAAVVMQEGLAHVCLITPSMTLVRSKIDVTIPRKRKGFVQQHEKGLNKFYDAVMQGILRHIDFSIVKCVILASPGFVKDQCFDYIMQQAIKTDNKLLIDNKSKFLLVKASSGFKHSLKEVLQEPSVMNKISDTKAASEVKLLEGFYTMLQLEPAKAYYGKKHVERANEAMAIETLMISDKLFRCQDIQQRKEYVAIVDSARDNGSDVRIFSSMHVSGEQLDQLTGIAAILRFPMPELEDSDAEDESDSDSD
- the LOC116767283 gene encoding pescadillo homolog gives rise to the protein MVSKRKKKYSTGEGAQFMTRKAALKKLQLSLKDFRRICILKGIYPREPRNRKRAQKGAGGIKTLYHTKDIKFLLHEPIIWKLRELKVFQQKIRKARAMREYGKMRKYFSDYPEINIDHIVKERYPTFVDALRDLDDCLTLCFLFSTFPSLKRVPRDQSLLCRRLTVEFMHAIIAAKALRKVFVSVKGYYYQAEIEGQTITWIVPHHFSFKPQNKDEVDFKIMSTFVEFYIMVLGFVNFKLFHSLNLVYPPKLTAGLNSDAEKDLVDEKAYVAERVAAMNMSIARIAGSNEAEELPDIDVFNTEDNDPEKMEEAKKEAEKIKVLKTMFKGLKFFINREVPREPLVFIIRCFGGEVSWDRDHFVGATFDESDETIAYQIVDRPSMDKQYLSRYYVQPQWVFDSVNARTLLPINKYLMGAVLPPHLSPFIDKSKDQVYMPPEQRALNDSNFKPLDDEPSDEEIEEASDEEKEEQSEPEDGEEALARQYKQEMEQDSPSEDDDDDQDPGKKKAAKEKKKAMAVTTGVPFKEHPYKKEIEDKQAFRLREKLVPKKHRNLYKSMKAGQEKRKKEIWLLRKKRRLHDEKASEEKKAVKRKQKMQALEASN